One region of Paralichthys olivaceus isolate ysfri-2021 chromosome 12, ASM2471397v2, whole genome shotgun sequence genomic DNA includes:
- the ppp2r5ca gene encoding serine/threonine-protein phosphatase 2A 56 kDa regulatory subunit gamma isoform isoform X1, whose protein sequence is MLTCNKSGDRMVVDAPNSNGPFQPLALMHFRDVAPAEQEKLFIQKLRQCCVLFDFLSDPLSDLKWKEVKRAALSEMVEYITHNRNVITEPIYPEVVHMFAVNMFRTLPPSSNPTGAEFDPEEDEPTLEAAWPHLQLVYEFFLRFLESPDFQPNIAKKYIDQKFVMQLLELFDSEDPRERDFLKTTLHRIYGKFLGLRAYIRKQINNIFYRFIYETEHHNGIAELLEILGSIINGFALPLKEEHKIFLLKVLLPLHKVKSLSVYHPQLAYCVVQFLEKDSTLTEPVVMALLKYWPKTHSPKEVMFLNELEEILDVIEPSEFVKVQEPLFRQLAKCVSSPHFQVAERALYYWNNEYIMSLISDNAAKILPIMFPALYRNSKTHWNKTIHGLIYNALKLFMEMNQKLFDDCTQQFRAEKNKEKAKSKEREEAWIKIENLAKSNPQFSMYVDSSDLNSPVAMETDVPLIEDVQRLKETVEEGAIQLQHDQRKERPMVRRKSELPQDLYTTKALESHRRAEDMLTTHDGL, encoded by the exons ATGTGGCCCCCGCTGAGCAGGAGAAGCTCTTCATCCAGAAGCTACGGCAGTGCTGTGTTCTATTCGACTTCCTGTCCGACCCGCTGAGCGACCTAAAATGGAAGGAAGTGAAGCGGGCGGCGCTGAGCGAAATGGTGGAGTACATCACCCACAACAGGAATGTCATCACAGAGCCCATCTATCCGGAGGTGGTGCACATG TTTGCAGTGAATATGTTCAGAACATTGCCTCCATCATCCAACCCCACTGGAGCAGAGTTTGATCCAGAAGAGGACGAGCCAACACTTGAAGCAGCGTGGCCACACCTCCAG CTCGTCTATGAATTTTTCCTTAGGTTTTTAGAATCGCCTGACTTTCAGCCCAACATAGCAAAGAAATACATTGACCAGAAATTTGTTATGCAG CTCCTAGAACTATTTGACAGCGAGGATCCCAGAGAGCGAGACTTCCTCAAAACAACCCTCCACAGGATCTATGGAAAGTTCCTGGGGCTGAGAGCGTACATCAGAAAACAGATCAATAACATTTTCTATAG GTTTATCTATGAGACAGAGCACCACAATGGTATAGCTGAACTACTGGAAATACTTGGAAG CATAATCAATGGATTTGCCTTACCACTAAAAGAAGAGCACAAAATATTCCTGTTGAAGGTTTTATTGCCTCTGCACAAAGTCAAATCACTTAGTGTCTACCATCCACAG CTGGCTTACTGTGTGGTGCAGTTTTTGGAAAAGGACAGCACTCTAACTGAGCCG GTGGTAATGGCTCTACTAAAGTACTGGCCAAAGACTCACAGTCCCAAGGAAGTGATGTTCCTCAACGAGCTGGAGGAGATACTAGACGTCATCGAGCCGTCTGAGTTTGTGAAGGTGCAGGAGCCTCTGTTCCGACAGCTCGCCAAGTGTGTGTCCAGTCCGCACTTCCAG GTGGCAGAGAGAGCTCTGTACTACTGGAACAACGAGTACATCATGAGTCTGATCAGCGACAACGCAGCAAAGATTCTGCCCATTATGTTCCCTGCTCTGTACCGCAACTCAAAAACCCACTGGAACAA GACCATCCACGGCCTCATCTACAACGCTCTGAAGCTCTTCATGGAGATGAATCAGAAGCTATTTGACGACTGCACGCAGCAGTTCAGGGCTGAGAAAAACAA AGAGAAGGCGAAGTCAAAAGAACGTGAGGAGGCTTGGATCAAGATTGAGAACCTCGCCAAGTCAAATCCACAG TTCTCTATGTATGTTGATTCCTCTGACCTCAATAGTCCTGTAGCAATGGAGACGGATGTCCCTTTGATAGAAGATGTTCAGAGGTTAAAAGAGACAGTTGAGGAGGGCGCGATTCAG TTGCAGCATGACCAGCGGAAAGAGCGACCCATGGTGCGACGTAAATCTGAGTTGCCTCAGGATCTTTACACCACAAAAGCCTTGGAGTCCCACCGCAGAGCTGAAGACATGTTGACCACCCACGATGGGCTCTAG
- the ppp2r5ca gene encoding serine/threonine-protein phosphatase 2A 56 kDa regulatory subunit gamma isoform isoform X2, producing the protein MLTCNKSGDRMVVDAPNSNGPFQPLALMHFRDVAPAEQEKLFIQKLRQCCVLFDFLSDPLSDLKWKEVKRAALSEMVEYITHNRNVITEPIYPEVVHMFAVNMFRTLPPSSNPTGAEFDPEEDEPTLEAAWPHLQLVYEFFLRFLESPDFQPNIAKKYIDQKFVMQLLELFDSEDPRERDFLKTTLHRIYGKFLGLRAYIRKQINNIFYRFIYETEHHNGIAELLEILGSIINGFALPLKEEHKIFLLKVLLPLHKVKSLSVYHPQLAYCVVQFLEKDSTLTEPVVMALLKYWPKTHSPKEVMFLNELEEILDVIEPSEFVKVQEPLFRQLAKCVSSPHFQVAERALYYWNNEYIMSLISDNAAKILPIMFPALYRNSKTHWNKTIHGLIYNALKLFMEMNQKLFDDCTQQFRAEKNKEKAKSKEREEAWIKIENLAKSNPQLQHDQRKERPMVRRKSELPQDLYTTKALESHRRAEDMLTTHDGL; encoded by the exons ATGTGGCCCCCGCTGAGCAGGAGAAGCTCTTCATCCAGAAGCTACGGCAGTGCTGTGTTCTATTCGACTTCCTGTCCGACCCGCTGAGCGACCTAAAATGGAAGGAAGTGAAGCGGGCGGCGCTGAGCGAAATGGTGGAGTACATCACCCACAACAGGAATGTCATCACAGAGCCCATCTATCCGGAGGTGGTGCACATG TTTGCAGTGAATATGTTCAGAACATTGCCTCCATCATCCAACCCCACTGGAGCAGAGTTTGATCCAGAAGAGGACGAGCCAACACTTGAAGCAGCGTGGCCACACCTCCAG CTCGTCTATGAATTTTTCCTTAGGTTTTTAGAATCGCCTGACTTTCAGCCCAACATAGCAAAGAAATACATTGACCAGAAATTTGTTATGCAG CTCCTAGAACTATTTGACAGCGAGGATCCCAGAGAGCGAGACTTCCTCAAAACAACCCTCCACAGGATCTATGGAAAGTTCCTGGGGCTGAGAGCGTACATCAGAAAACAGATCAATAACATTTTCTATAG GTTTATCTATGAGACAGAGCACCACAATGGTATAGCTGAACTACTGGAAATACTTGGAAG CATAATCAATGGATTTGCCTTACCACTAAAAGAAGAGCACAAAATATTCCTGTTGAAGGTTTTATTGCCTCTGCACAAAGTCAAATCACTTAGTGTCTACCATCCACAG CTGGCTTACTGTGTGGTGCAGTTTTTGGAAAAGGACAGCACTCTAACTGAGCCG GTGGTAATGGCTCTACTAAAGTACTGGCCAAAGACTCACAGTCCCAAGGAAGTGATGTTCCTCAACGAGCTGGAGGAGATACTAGACGTCATCGAGCCGTCTGAGTTTGTGAAGGTGCAGGAGCCTCTGTTCCGACAGCTCGCCAAGTGTGTGTCCAGTCCGCACTTCCAG GTGGCAGAGAGAGCTCTGTACTACTGGAACAACGAGTACATCATGAGTCTGATCAGCGACAACGCAGCAAAGATTCTGCCCATTATGTTCCCTGCTCTGTACCGCAACTCAAAAACCCACTGGAACAA GACCATCCACGGCCTCATCTACAACGCTCTGAAGCTCTTCATGGAGATGAATCAGAAGCTATTTGACGACTGCACGCAGCAGTTCAGGGCTGAGAAAAACAA AGAGAAGGCGAAGTCAAAAGAACGTGAGGAGGCTTGGATCAAGATTGAGAACCTCGCCAAGTCAAATCCACAG TTGCAGCATGACCAGCGGAAAGAGCGACCCATGGTGCGACGTAAATCTGAGTTGCCTCAGGATCTTTACACCACAAAAGCCTTGGAGTCCCACCGCAGAGCTGAAGACATGTTGACCACCCACGATGGGCTCTAG
- the ppp2r5ca gene encoding serine/threonine-protein phosphatase 2A 56 kDa regulatory subunit gamma isoform isoform X3, whose translation MLTCNKSGDRMVVDAPNSNGPFQPLALMHFRDVAPAEQEKLFIQKLRQCCVLFDFLSDPLSDLKWKEVKRAALSEMVEYITHNRNVITEPIYPEVVHMFAVNMFRTLPPSSNPTGAEFDPEEDEPTLEAAWPHLQLVYEFFLRFLESPDFQPNIAKKYIDQKFVMQLLELFDSEDPRERDFLKTTLHRIYGKFLGLRAYIRKQINNIFYRFIYETEHHNGIAELLEILGSIINGFALPLKEEHKIFLLKVLLPLHKVKSLSVYHPQLAYCVVQFLEKDSTLTEPVVMALLKYWPKTHSPKEVMFLNELEEILDVIEPSEFVKVQEPLFRQLAKCVSSPHFQVAERALYYWNNEYIMSLISDNAAKILPIMFPALYRNSKTHWNKTIHGLIYNALKLFMEMNQKLFDDCTQQFRAEKNKEKAKSKEREEAWIKIENLAKSNPQSCSNGDGCPFDRRCSEVKRDS comes from the exons ATGTGGCCCCCGCTGAGCAGGAGAAGCTCTTCATCCAGAAGCTACGGCAGTGCTGTGTTCTATTCGACTTCCTGTCCGACCCGCTGAGCGACCTAAAATGGAAGGAAGTGAAGCGGGCGGCGCTGAGCGAAATGGTGGAGTACATCACCCACAACAGGAATGTCATCACAGAGCCCATCTATCCGGAGGTGGTGCACATG TTTGCAGTGAATATGTTCAGAACATTGCCTCCATCATCCAACCCCACTGGAGCAGAGTTTGATCCAGAAGAGGACGAGCCAACACTTGAAGCAGCGTGGCCACACCTCCAG CTCGTCTATGAATTTTTCCTTAGGTTTTTAGAATCGCCTGACTTTCAGCCCAACATAGCAAAGAAATACATTGACCAGAAATTTGTTATGCAG CTCCTAGAACTATTTGACAGCGAGGATCCCAGAGAGCGAGACTTCCTCAAAACAACCCTCCACAGGATCTATGGAAAGTTCCTGGGGCTGAGAGCGTACATCAGAAAACAGATCAATAACATTTTCTATAG GTTTATCTATGAGACAGAGCACCACAATGGTATAGCTGAACTACTGGAAATACTTGGAAG CATAATCAATGGATTTGCCTTACCACTAAAAGAAGAGCACAAAATATTCCTGTTGAAGGTTTTATTGCCTCTGCACAAAGTCAAATCACTTAGTGTCTACCATCCACAG CTGGCTTACTGTGTGGTGCAGTTTTTGGAAAAGGACAGCACTCTAACTGAGCCG GTGGTAATGGCTCTACTAAAGTACTGGCCAAAGACTCACAGTCCCAAGGAAGTGATGTTCCTCAACGAGCTGGAGGAGATACTAGACGTCATCGAGCCGTCTGAGTTTGTGAAGGTGCAGGAGCCTCTGTTCCGACAGCTCGCCAAGTGTGTGTCCAGTCCGCACTTCCAG GTGGCAGAGAGAGCTCTGTACTACTGGAACAACGAGTACATCATGAGTCTGATCAGCGACAACGCAGCAAAGATTCTGCCCATTATGTTCCCTGCTCTGTACCGCAACTCAAAAACCCACTGGAACAA GACCATCCACGGCCTCATCTACAACGCTCTGAAGCTCTTCATGGAGATGAATCAGAAGCTATTTGACGACTGCACGCAGCAGTTCAGGGCTGAGAAAAACAA AGAGAAGGCGAAGTCAAAAGAACGTGAGGAGGCTTGGATCAAGATTGAGAACCTCGCCAAGTCAAATCCACAG TCCTGTAGCAATGGAGACGGATGTCCCTTTGATAGAAGATGTTCAGAGGTTAAAAGAGACAGTTGA